Proteins co-encoded in one Actinomadura luteofluorescens genomic window:
- a CDS encoding lipopolysaccharide biosynthesis protein produces MTTVIEAPPAPPPLKRGPRPVAAVLVAGIASLPMLMPAGLPPGPGNTGLPDLALVGLIATTLVWAGTRGLPVRWPFLVPTLLTIIAGGIAAIVNEAGALTLLKDMFVLLWAVSVANLGRDPALLRVALRAFVWIGTSYAAVMIVGFVLGIEALSGKQVDGERAMFTFGDANYASNWFICVFFIARATGYPRARGKRWAVCGILLAAEILTGSNGGLLALCVAVLLGHLFRLFREGKAHHALAVGLFAVFVGGAGVAVVTQVDVQPYLDQASQASPILRDSIGRTTGESTNSRGTVLSTTLQMIDDQTHPWGIGPGQTERQMLVRQETYVREAHNDYVAAVLERGFLGGVALVALVFVLLLKCVRIARRNALTGEYARLVPRPELFGALVAVFLVSGLFYETLHYRHGWAIFGLIAALDLFGRRGDAPARRRPRPRASTPAVSSAMPGPPANRNGAAVAVPPPRAPEPEGGGGGGGNARRRLLALVAGNVAGRVGALASLGVATILVARIGGPELVGAFTLVRILPGLLCQLSSAGLPGAAPYFLARSDYDQSRVRPTLAWLTVIGATISGAGWLALSPLVYLVFFKSFGPWVAVAAAAPSFTQGFVSVGKGLLQGTGDQPGASLAIAVEEFVFLPIYLVLLTGWYGPGALISGLVLADVAAAAWIARRLARRGFFAGWGRPDRRLGGSIAGYGLRGYLGQLIDLLQLRFDMALLGALAGPKVLGVYTVASKFAELVQLPGLAVNYILYPDFAKDDRDTAVRRTARLILPALAVSALTALPLALIAGTALPWIFGDVFDDAVVPTYIRLAGVVTFGVTGLVMACLYGVGRPGAASAGQGIGLAVVVALGAVLIPAHGAVGAAVATSVSFVATTAALLVLFRRVGKSAPASPAPASPAPEDKG; encoded by the coding sequence ATGACCACGGTGATCGAGGCCCCGCCCGCGCCGCCGCCGCTGAAGCGCGGCCCGCGGCCGGTGGCCGCCGTGCTGGTCGCGGGCATCGCCTCGCTGCCGATGCTGATGCCGGCCGGGCTCCCGCCGGGCCCCGGCAACACCGGGCTGCCCGACCTGGCGCTGGTCGGTCTCATCGCGACGACGCTGGTGTGGGCGGGCACCCGCGGGCTCCCGGTGCGGTGGCCGTTCCTCGTCCCGACCCTGCTGACGATCATCGCGGGCGGGATCGCCGCCATCGTCAACGAGGCGGGCGCGCTCACCCTGCTCAAGGACATGTTCGTGCTGCTGTGGGCGGTGAGCGTCGCCAACCTCGGCCGCGACCCGGCGCTGCTGAGGGTGGCGCTCCGCGCGTTCGTGTGGATCGGGACGAGCTACGCCGCCGTCATGATCGTCGGTTTCGTGCTGGGCATCGAGGCGCTGTCCGGCAAGCAGGTCGACGGCGAGCGCGCGATGTTCACGTTCGGCGACGCGAACTACGCCTCCAACTGGTTCATCTGCGTCTTCTTCATCGCCCGAGCGACCGGGTATCCGCGGGCCAGGGGGAAGAGGTGGGCGGTCTGCGGGATCCTGCTCGCCGCCGAGATCCTCACCGGCTCGAACGGCGGGCTGCTCGCGCTCTGCGTCGCGGTGCTGCTCGGCCACCTGTTCCGGCTGTTCCGCGAAGGCAAAGCCCACCACGCGCTGGCCGTCGGGCTGTTCGCCGTGTTCGTCGGTGGGGCCGGCGTCGCGGTCGTCACCCAGGTCGACGTCCAGCCGTACCTGGACCAGGCCAGCCAGGCGTCCCCGATCCTGCGCGACTCCATCGGGCGGACGACCGGGGAGAGCACGAACTCGCGCGGCACGGTTCTCAGCACCACCCTCCAGATGATCGACGACCAGACGCACCCGTGGGGCATCGGCCCCGGCCAGACCGAGCGGCAGATGCTGGTGCGGCAGGAGACCTACGTCCGGGAGGCGCACAACGACTACGTCGCCGCCGTCCTGGAGCGCGGCTTCCTCGGGGGCGTCGCGCTGGTCGCGCTGGTCTTCGTCCTGCTGCTGAAGTGCGTGCGGATCGCCCGCCGGAACGCCCTGACCGGCGAGTACGCGCGGCTCGTCCCGCGTCCCGAGCTGTTCGGCGCGCTCGTCGCCGTCTTCCTCGTCTCCGGCCTGTTCTACGAGACGCTCCACTACCGCCACGGCTGGGCGATCTTCGGGCTGATCGCCGCGCTCGACCTCTTCGGGCGCCGCGGCGACGCACCCGCCCGCCGGCGCCCCCGGCCGCGGGCGAGCACGCCCGCCGTCTCATCGGCCATGCCCGGCCCCCCGGCGAACCGGAACGGTGCGGCGGTCGCCGTACCGCCGCCCCGGGCGCCCGAGCCCGAGGGCGGCGGGGGCGGCGGGGGAAACGCGCGGCGCAGGTTGCTGGCGCTGGTCGCGGGGAACGTGGCGGGACGGGTCGGCGCGCTCGCCTCGCTCGGCGTGGCGACGATCCTGGTGGCGCGGATCGGCGGGCCCGAGCTCGTCGGCGCGTTCACGCTCGTCCGGATCCTGCCGGGACTGCTGTGCCAGCTGTCCAGCGCCGGGCTGCCGGGCGCGGCGCCGTACTTCCTCGCCCGGAGCGACTACGACCAGAGCCGGGTGCGGCCCACGCTGGCGTGGCTGACCGTGATCGGCGCGACGATCTCCGGTGCGGGCTGGCTGGCGCTCAGCCCGCTGGTCTACCTGGTGTTCTTCAAGTCGTTCGGGCCGTGGGTCGCGGTCGCCGCCGCCGCGCCGTCCTTCACGCAGGGCTTCGTCTCGGTCGGCAAGGGCCTGCTCCAGGGGACCGGCGACCAGCCGGGCGCGAGCCTCGCCATCGCCGTCGAGGAGTTCGTGTTCCTGCCGATCTACCTCGTGCTCCTCACCGGCTGGTACGGGCCCGGCGCGCTGATCAGCGGTCTGGTGCTCGCCGACGTCGCCGCCGCCGCGTGGATCGCCCGGCGGCTCGCGCGGCGCGGGTTCTTCGCCGGGTGGGGGCGCCCCGACCGGCGGCTCGGCGGCTCCATCGCCGGGTACGGGCTCCGCGGCTACCTCGGCCAGCTCATCGACCTGCTGCAACTGCGGTTCGACATGGCGCTGCTCGGCGCGCTCGCCGGGCCGAAGGTCCTAGGCGTGTACACGGTCGCGAGCAAGTTCGCCGAGCTCGTGCAGCTTCCCGGGCTCGCCGTCAACTACATCCTGTATCCGGACTTCGCCAAGGACGACCGGGACACCGCGGTGCGACGGACGGCCCGCCTGATCCTGCCCGCGCTCGCCGTGTCGGCCCTGACCGCGCTGCCGCTCGCCCTCATCGCCGGGACCGCGCTGCCGTGGATCTTCGGTGACGTGTTCGACGACGCGGTCGTGCCCACCTACATCCGGCTCGCGGGCGTCGTGACGTTCGGGGTCACCGGGCTCGTCATGGCCTGCCTGTACGGGGTCGGGCGGCCGGGCGCCGCGTCCGCCGGGCAGGGCATCGGGCTCGCGGTCGTCGTCGCCCTCGGCGCGGTCCTGATCCCCGCGCACGGCGCGGTCGGCGCCGCGGTCGCCACGTCCGTCTCCTTCGTCGCCACGACGGCGGCGCTGCTCGTCCTGTTCCGGCGCGTCGGGAAGTCCGCGCCCGCGTCCCCCGCACCCGCGTCCCCCGCACCCGAAGACAAGGGGTGA
- a CDS encoding glycosyltransferase — translation MSTTRKLRVATVITRFNGGAGQVALNGALALPDGGYQRTIVTGGVGMDSTASSTGDGVLYGEEAVANAAAGDLTGRAHAAGMEIVQVGPLVPQVSPRDDLAALRTLTGVLAEGRYDVVHTHSAKGGVLGRIAAARAGVPRIVHTWHGFPFNEFQSRARRHLYIRLERIAAKRTDAFLAIGSETVTTALRLGLATPERVRLSWPAVDVDAYASAPGSRAQARRRLGLPLGVKVVGSVGRLTFQKGPEIFARAIARLPDDVFGLWVGGGPMAGEMERLTAGLGIGERMRWLGHRGDVADVLPAFDVMAMASRWEGLPCVLVEAIGAGIPLVATAVPSNQDLVLAGETGVLVPPGEPAGLAAGVSALLNDPAAAARMAERARARVGEWFSPGYLGTVLDETYRGDSRRP, via the coding sequence GTGAGCACCACGAGGAAGCTCCGAGTCGCGACGGTGATCACCCGGTTCAACGGGGGCGCCGGCCAGGTCGCGCTGAACGGCGCGCTGGCTCTGCCGGACGGCGGCTACCAGCGCACGATCGTCACCGGCGGCGTCGGCATGGACAGCACGGCCTCCTCCACCGGCGACGGCGTCCTCTACGGGGAGGAGGCCGTCGCGAACGCCGCCGCCGGCGACCTCACCGGGCGGGCGCACGCGGCCGGGATGGAGATCGTCCAGGTGGGGCCGCTGGTGCCGCAGGTGTCGCCGCGCGACGACCTCGCCGCGCTGAGGACGCTGACCGGCGTCCTGGCGGAGGGGCGGTACGACGTCGTCCACACCCACAGCGCGAAGGGCGGCGTGCTCGGACGGATCGCGGCGGCCCGCGCGGGCGTCCCCCGCATCGTCCACACGTGGCACGGGTTCCCGTTCAACGAGTTCCAGTCGCGGGCGCGGCGGCACCTCTACATCCGCCTCGAACGGATCGCGGCGAAGCGCACCGACGCGTTCCTCGCGATCGGGTCGGAGACGGTGACGACGGCGTTGCGGCTCGGGCTGGCCACGCCGGAGCGGGTCCGGCTGTCATGGCCGGCCGTGGACGTGGACGCCTACGCGTCCGCGCCCGGCTCCCGCGCCCAGGCCCGCCGCCGCCTCGGCCTGCCGCTCGGCGTGAAGGTCGTCGGGTCGGTCGGGCGGCTGACGTTCCAGAAGGGACCGGAGATCTTCGCCAGGGCGATCGCCCGGCTCCCGGACGACGTGTTCGGCCTGTGGGTCGGCGGCGGCCCGATGGCGGGCGAGATGGAGAGGCTCACCGCCGGGCTCGGCATCGGCGAGCGGATGCGCTGGCTCGGGCACCGCGGCGACGTCGCCGACGTGCTGCCCGCCTTCGACGTGATGGCGATGGCGAGCCGCTGGGAGGGCCTCCCGTGCGTGCTGGTCGAGGCGATCGGGGCGGGGATCCCGCTGGTAGCGACGGCCGTCCCGTCCAACCAGGACCTCGTGCTCGCCGGGGAGACCGGCGTGCTCGTCCCGCCCGGGGAGCCCGCCGGGCTCGCCGCCGGGGTGTCGGCGCTGCTGAACGACCCGGCCGCCGCCGCGCGGATGGCGGAGCGGGCCCGGGCCAGGGTCGGCGAATGGTTCTCGCCCGGATACCTCGGGACCGTCCTGGACGAGACCTACCGAGGCGACTCCCGCCGGCCATGA
- a CDS encoding sensor histidine kinase: MRHEHRDRTGASDRGGRQLWRRRLRHDIRHELGTIIMLASAVAVADDVGETSRARIDQLLGETRWLDHLLRRLDEDDDRPAPAPERIRVDDLTAEVVTGMRLVTPHEIRLTAEEAWAHMDPVSLWRAVRNVLENACRVAEGRVDVQVEAAQGRLVIQVDDDGPGFGAGLGAPAGRGPARPGLASLGLGIVHDLISGYGGSLEIRTSAMGGARVRMLLPAAPPPEDRAADALADACSDDWRPYP, translated from the coding sequence GTGCGTCACGAACACCGCGACCGGACGGGGGCGTCCGACCGCGGCGGGCGGCAGCTGTGGCGCAGGCGGCTGCGGCACGACATCCGCCACGAACTCGGCACGATCATCATGCTGGCCTCGGCCGTCGCCGTCGCGGACGACGTCGGCGAGACCAGCCGGGCCCGCATCGACCAGCTGCTCGGCGAGACGCGGTGGCTCGACCACCTGCTGCGCCGGCTCGACGAGGACGACGACCGCCCGGCGCCCGCCCCCGAGCGGATCCGGGTGGACGACCTCACCGCCGAGGTCGTCACCGGGATGCGGCTCGTCACCCCGCACGAGATACGCCTCACCGCCGAAGAGGCGTGGGCGCACATGGACCCGGTGTCGTTATGGCGCGCGGTACGGAACGTCCTGGAGAACGCGTGCCGCGTCGCGGAGGGACGCGTGGACGTGCAGGTCGAGGCCGCGCAGGGCCGGCTCGTCATCCAGGTCGACGACGACGGCCCGGGGTTCGGCGCGGGCCTGGGGGCACCGGCGGGGCGAGGACCGGCCCGGCCCGGCCTGGCGTCCTTGGGGCTCGGCATCGTGCACGACCTCATCTCCGGGTACGGCGGCAGCCTGGAGATCCGCACCAGCGCGATGGGCGGCGCGCGCGTCCGCATGCTGCTGCCCGCGGCGCCGCCCCCGGAGGACCGCGCGGCCGACGCCCTCGCCGACGCCTGCTCGGACGACTGGCGGCCCTACCCATGA
- the galE gene encoding UDP-glucose 4-epimerase GalE has protein sequence MKVLITGGAGFIGSTIASAFTERGATPVVLDSLITGRREFADGKVFYQGDIGDGDLVDEIFRDHPDIALTVHCAALIVVPDSMTDPLRYYRVNLSRTLDLAGHLVRNGCDRMIFASTAGMYRPEADLSVTETSELEPQNPYTRSKMMAELLLRDFCEAYGLRVISLRYLNPIGADPRLRTGLQNSKPTHALGKMIECYATGVPFKITGVDWETRDGTAIRDYIHVWDIARAFHAAAARFDAIIPPAGDHARYEVINLGTGDGVTVRELVAAFREVVGDSFRAEDAPARPGDVVGAYVDPAKAWDLLAWKPEYTVEDAIRHSLQWAERRRESDVA, from the coding sequence ATGAAAGTGCTGATCACAGGGGGAGCCGGCTTCATCGGCAGCACGATCGCCTCCGCCTTCACCGAGCGCGGCGCCACTCCCGTGGTGCTCGACAGCCTCATCACCGGACGGCGGGAGTTCGCCGACGGCAAGGTCTTCTACCAGGGCGACATCGGGGACGGGGACCTGGTCGACGAGATCTTCCGCGACCATCCCGACATCGCGCTCACCGTGCACTGCGCCGCGCTGATCGTGGTGCCCGACTCGATGACGGACCCGCTGCGCTACTACCGGGTCAACCTGTCCAGGACCCTCGACCTCGCGGGCCACCTCGTCCGCAACGGCTGCGATCGGATGATCTTCGCGTCCACCGCGGGGATGTACCGCCCGGAGGCCGACCTGTCGGTCACCGAGACGTCCGAGCTCGAACCGCAGAACCCCTACACCCGCTCGAAGATGATGGCGGAGCTGCTCTTGCGGGACTTCTGCGAGGCGTACGGGCTGCGCGTCATCTCGCTGCGCTACCTCAACCCGATCGGCGCCGACCCGCGCCTGCGCACCGGCCTGCAGAACAGCAAGCCCACCCACGCCCTCGGCAAGATGATCGAGTGCTACGCGACGGGCGTGCCCTTCAAGATCACAGGGGTGGACTGGGAGACCCGCGACGGCACCGCGATCCGCGACTACATCCACGTCTGGGACATCGCCCGCGCCTTCCACGCGGCCGCCGCCCGCTTCGACGCGATCATCCCGCCGGCCGGCGACCACGCCCGCTACGAGGTGATCAACCTCGGCACCGGCGACGGCGTCACCGTCCGCGAACTCGTCGCCGCCTTCCGCGAGGTCGTCGGCGACTCCTTCCGCGCCGAGGACGCCCCCGCCCGCCCCGGCGACGTGGTCGGCGCCTACGTCGACCCGGCCAAGGCCTGGGATCTGCTCGCCTGGAAGCCCGAGTACACCGTCGAGGACGCCATCCGCCACTCCCTCCAGTGGGCCGAGCGCCGAAGGGAATCGGACGTCGCCTGA
- a CDS encoding Rieske 2Fe-2S domain-containing protein, which yields MPTVTFIGHAGVSVDAAAFHLLADPWLAPTGAFLGAWHQYPRNDHLDLAPLLDADWVAVSHEHLDHFDPWVIERLPVRTRILIPCYPGPAFRERITAAAGGRQVIEIRPWEKFTLDNRGSWITVIPELSPMCHDAAFLIVADGRAILHCNDARLTAAQARRAKHMAGGRLDLMALQTSGASWHPICYEYSAAEMAEVSAAKRVSKLRAAQRLVRQTEPVLAAPFAGPPCFLDAEVEHLNRVLDQADGAFCDPEVATGWLREHLPGQRWECFKPGDAVDLDTGEITRDPVSAEFSFADDARAGYLRRYAADRAGAIAGVLAEHPEPGPDLFDRFTAHFARLGGLSDYFLRRISMIVRFDVTGPNGGCWDVDFSPGGLTVAQASPDVRPHYRITTAARWLDGVLTGRMAWEDLLISFRLSLYRDPDVYNDHLVGLLKHANAPALNAVEAYETGRDESERIVVADAGARYDIPRYCPHAGEDLSVGAVVRDGQIHCLAHNFAFDLATGECLNARAANLTSRAL from the coding sequence ATGCCGACTGTCACATTTATCGGACATGCGGGGGTGTCGGTGGACGCGGCCGCGTTCCATCTGCTCGCGGACCCGTGGCTCGCTCCAACCGGGGCCTTTCTCGGCGCCTGGCACCAGTACCCGAGAAACGATCATCTGGATCTCGCTCCGTTGCTCGACGCGGACTGGGTGGCGGTCTCGCACGAGCATCTCGACCATTTCGACCCGTGGGTCATCGAGCGCCTTCCCGTGCGGACCCGGATCCTCATTCCGTGTTATCCCGGACCCGCCTTCCGGGAACGCATCACGGCCGCCGCGGGCGGGCGTCAGGTAATCGAAATACGGCCGTGGGAGAAATTCACGCTCGACAATCGCGGCTCCTGGATCACCGTCATTCCGGAACTGTCGCCCATGTGCCATGACGCCGCCTTTCTGATCGTGGCCGACGGCCGCGCGATCCTGCACTGCAACGACGCCAGGCTCACCGCCGCGCAGGCCCGCCGGGCCAAGCACATGGCGGGAGGCCGGCTCGACCTGATGGCGCTCCAGACGTCCGGGGCGTCCTGGCACCCGATCTGCTACGAGTACTCCGCCGCCGAGATGGCCGAGGTCTCGGCGGCCAAGCGCGTCTCCAAGCTGCGCGCGGCGCAGCGGCTCGTCCGGCAGACCGAGCCCGTGCTGGCGGCCCCGTTCGCCGGGCCGCCGTGCTTCCTGGACGCCGAGGTCGAGCACCTCAACAGGGTGCTCGACCAGGCGGACGGTGCGTTCTGCGACCCGGAGGTCGCCACCGGCTGGCTGCGCGAGCATCTGCCGGGGCAGCGCTGGGAGTGCTTCAAGCCGGGCGACGCCGTCGACCTGGACACCGGGGAGATCACCCGTGACCCGGTCTCGGCGGAGTTCTCCTTCGCCGACGACGCCCGGGCCGGCTACCTCAGGCGGTACGCCGCCGACCGGGCCGGCGCCATCGCCGGCGTGCTGGCGGAGCACCCCGAGCCGGGCCCGGACCTGTTCGACCGGTTCACCGCCCACTTCGCGCGCCTCGGCGGGCTCAGCGACTACTTCCTCCGGCGGATCTCGATGATCGTCCGGTTCGACGTCACCGGTCCGAACGGCGGCTGCTGGGACGTCGACTTCTCGCCCGGCGGCCTCACCGTGGCGCAGGCCTCCCCGGACGTCCGCCCGCACTACCGGATCACCACCGCGGCCCGCTGGCTGGACGGCGTGCTGACGGGCCGGATGGCGTGGGAGGACCTGCTCATCTCGTTCCGGCTCAGCCTCTACCGCGACCCCGACGTCTACAACGACCACCTGGTCGGGCTGCTCAAGCACGCGAACGCGCCGGCGCTGAACGCCGTCGAGGCGTACGAGACCGGACGGGACGAGAGCGAGCGCATCGTCGTCGCCGACGCCGGCGCCCGCTACGACATCCCGCGCTACTGCCCGCACGCCGGTGAGGACCTGTCGGTCGGGGCGGTCGTCCGGGACGGGCAGATCCACTGCCTGGCCCACAACTTCGCCTTCGACCTCGCCACCGGCGAGTGCCTCAACGCCCGCGCCGCCAACCTCACCAGCCGAGCCCTCTGA
- a CDS encoding response regulator — protein sequence MEPIRVLIVDDHALFAEALAARLGREPDLVILPIAADVRRALALTAAERPRVLVLDMTLDTENGLDVLERVRKRYPHVRVVMLTAMSDVDAMVRAVRTGAVGWVEKTESADLVARVIRSAARQGGWIPPDVLGEVLRRLTEGGGDGLIAELTPREREVLQCMVDGLGRAEIAERLGLSANTVRTHTQNLLAKLDLHSALEAITLAMRAGMRPTSDDY from the coding sequence ATGGAACCGATCCGTGTCCTCATCGTGGACGATCACGCGCTCTTCGCCGAGGCCCTCGCGGCCCGGCTGGGGCGCGAGCCCGACCTGGTGATCCTCCCGATCGCCGCCGACGTGCGGCGAGCGCTGGCGCTGACCGCCGCCGAGCGCCCGCGGGTCCTCGTCCTCGACATGACGCTGGACACGGAGAACGGGCTGGACGTCCTGGAGCGGGTCCGCAAGCGGTACCCCCACGTCCGGGTCGTCATGCTGACCGCGATGAGCGACGTGGACGCGATGGTGCGGGCGGTCCGGACCGGCGCCGTCGGCTGGGTGGAGAAGACCGAGAGCGCCGACCTCGTCGCCCGGGTGATCCGGTCCGCGGCGCGGCAGGGCGGCTGGATCCCCCCGGACGTGCTCGGCGAGGTGCTGCGCAGGCTGACGGAGGGCGGCGGCGACGGGCTGATCGCCGAGCTGACGCCGCGGGAGCGCGAGGTCCTGCAGTGCATGGTGGACGGCCTCGGCCGCGCGGAGATCGCCGAGCGGCTGGGCCTGTCGGCGAACACCGTCCGCACCCACACGCAGAACCTGCTGGCCAAGCTCGACCTGCACTCCGCCCTGGAGGCCATCACCCTCGCGATGCGCGCCGGCATGCGGCCGACCTCGGACGACTACTGA
- a CDS encoding DegT/DnrJ/EryC1/StrS family aminotransferase codes for MSTSVPFTVPSVSGEVADAVVKVLDSGWITTGPQTAAFEQEFADHLGAAHVVAVSSCTAALELCLRALDLPPGSAVLTPSLTFCGAINAILHAGHRPVLVDIDEDTLVPSPATVAAAARRAVPAAMVVQNQGGYPVDVAALAAAAGLDRTKVVEDAAHGPGAGRGGRPVGSESFAACFSFYATKNMPIGEGGAVASSDGEFADRVRAMRMHGMSKDSWKRYLPGGSWRYDVKTVGLKANMTDVQAAIGRAQLAALPGWQRDRAEITARYDAELAGLPGLVLPQRDLDGVQHAWHLYQVRVPDRDAVSAELEAAGVATSVHFIPANQMTAYQRILGDEECAQVPVTDRVGEELLSLPLYPGLTADGVERVVAALSTALRSRSA; via the coding sequence ATGAGTACGTCCGTTCCGTTCACGGTTCCGTCGGTGTCCGGTGAGGTGGCCGACGCCGTCGTCAAGGTGCTCGACTCGGGTTGGATCACGACGGGGCCGCAGACGGCCGCGTTCGAGCAGGAGTTCGCCGATCATCTGGGCGCCGCGCACGTCGTCGCGGTGTCCTCGTGCACGGCCGCGCTGGAGCTGTGCCTGCGGGCGCTGGACCTCCCCCCGGGTTCGGCGGTGCTGACGCCGAGCCTGACGTTCTGCGGCGCGATCAACGCGATCCTGCACGCGGGGCACCGGCCCGTGCTGGTCGACATCGACGAGGACACGCTCGTCCCGAGCCCCGCGACGGTCGCGGCGGCGGCCCGCCGCGCCGTTCCCGCGGCGATGGTCGTCCAGAACCAGGGCGGCTACCCGGTGGACGTCGCGGCGCTCGCCGCGGCGGCGGGCCTCGACCGGACGAAGGTCGTCGAGGACGCGGCGCACGGGCCCGGCGCCGGACGCGGTGGCAGGCCGGTCGGGTCGGAGTCGTTCGCGGCGTGCTTCTCCTTCTACGCCACCAAGAACATGCCCATCGGCGAGGGCGGCGCGGTGGCGTCGAGCGACGGGGAGTTCGCCGACCGGGTCCGCGCGATGCGGATGCACGGGATGAGCAAGGACTCGTGGAAGCGGTACCTGCCCGGCGGCAGCTGGCGTTACGACGTGAAGACGGTCGGGCTGAAGGCCAACATGACCGACGTCCAGGCGGCGATCGGGCGGGCGCAGCTCGCGGCGCTGCCGGGCTGGCAGCGGGACCGCGCCGAGATCACGGCCCGCTACGACGCGGAGCTCGCGGGCCTGCCCGGTCTCGTCCTGCCGCAGCGCGACCTGGACGGCGTGCAGCACGCCTGGCACCTCTACCAGGTCCGGGTGCCGGACCGGGACGCGGTCAGCGCCGAGCTGGAGGCGGCGGGCGTCGCGACGTCCGTGCACTTCATCCCGGCGAACCAGATGACGGCGTACCAGCGGATCCTGGGCGATGAAGAGTGCGCTCAGGTGCCGGTGACCGACCGGGTCGGTGAGGAGTTGCTGTCGCTTCCGCTGTACCCGGGGCTGACGGCCGACGGCGTCGAACGCGTCGTCGCCGCGCTCTCCACGGCGCTGCGGAGCCGGAGCGCGTGA
- a CDS encoding trypsin-like serine peptidase, translating into MLPRGPAHVGASRLAAGFNPTVGRLEFDDPVTHEHGLCTGAVVRSNNRNLVITAGHCMSKGGESRKYENFKFRPGASKDQPAPFGVFEGFRANSVKQWGVDGDDRYDFGFINVKPNQQGRRLGDAVGENGIIINQPYVAPRTVISYLGPLLTQKECFGETRIFLPPPESRVRIDCDYPRGSSGGPWLKDYDASTRLGLINGVLSHIVHDPTYNLSPYFDDGVWAQYERSATY; encoded by the coding sequence GTGCTTCCACGCGGCCCCGCCCACGTCGGCGCCTCGCGGCTCGCGGCGGGCTTCAACCCGACCGTGGGACGCCTGGAGTTCGACGATCCCGTCACCCACGAGCACGGTCTCTGCACGGGGGCCGTGGTCAGGAGCAACAACAGGAACCTGGTCATCACCGCCGGGCACTGCATGTCGAAGGGCGGTGAGAGCCGCAAGTACGAGAACTTCAAGTTCCGGCCCGGCGCCTCCAAGGACCAACCGGCGCCGTTCGGGGTCTTCGAAGGCTTCCGGGCCAACAGCGTCAAGCAGTGGGGCGTGGACGGCGACGACCGTTACGACTTCGGCTTCATCAACGTCAAGCCGAATCAGCAGGGCAGACGGCTCGGCGACGCGGTCGGTGAGAACGGCATCATCATCAACCAGCCGTACGTCGCTCCCCGGACCGTCATCTCCTACCTGGGCCCGCTGCTCACCCAGAAGGAGTGCTTCGGGGAGACGCGGATCTTCCTGCCGCCGCCCGAGAGCAGGGTCAGGATCGACTGCGACTACCCCCGTGGGAGCAGCGGCGGCCCGTGGCTGAAGGACTACGACGCGAGCACGCGTCTGGGCCTCATCAACGGCGTCCTCAGCCACATCGTCCATGACCCCACTTACAACCTCTCCCCGTACTTCGACGATGGGGTCTGGGCGCAGTACGAGCGCTCCGCCACCTACTGA
- a CDS encoding response regulator transcription factor has translation MRMVICDDHAVFAESLSLVLANAGHSVVDVTYSPAEALPVLRAGQPDLCLIDLHFPSGTALEWMPRLRGSSPRTRFVVLTGFLERPVLEAGLAAGVRGFAHKGQQAGDILAVLRRVADDEIVVDQEIRRGDARGRDQARRFARFLTPREREVLTRLARGESTQTLARAMGVTRSTARSHVQSVLSKLGVHSQREAVIEAARHGLVSVETGEWLAG, from the coding sequence ATGAGGATGGTGATCTGCGACGACCACGCGGTCTTCGCCGAGTCGCTGTCCCTGGTGCTGGCGAACGCCGGGCACAGCGTCGTGGACGTGACCTACTCCCCCGCCGAGGCGCTGCCCGTGCTCCGGGCCGGGCAGCCCGACCTGTGCCTCATCGACCTGCACTTCCCGTCCGGCACCGCGCTCGAATGGATGCCGCGGCTGCGCGGCTCGTCCCCGCGGACGAGGTTCGTGGTGCTGACCGGATTCCTGGAGCGGCCCGTGCTGGAGGCGGGCCTCGCGGCCGGCGTCCGCGGGTTCGCGCACAAGGGGCAGCAGGCCGGCGACATCCTCGCCGTGCTGCGCCGCGTCGCGGACGACGAGATCGTCGTCGACCAGGAGATCCGCCGCGGTGACGCCCGGGGACGCGACCAGGCGCGCAGATTCGCCCGGTTCCTCACGCCCCGGGAACGCGAGGTGCTGACCCGGCTGGCGCGCGGCGAGTCCACGCAGACGCTCGCCCGGGCGATGGGCGTGACGCGCAGCACGGCGCGCAGCCACGTCCAGAGCGTGCTCAGCAAGCTGGGGGTGCACTCGCAGCGCGAGGCGGTGATCGAGGCCGCCCGGCACGGTCTGGTCAGCGTGGAGACCGGAGAGTGGCTCGCGGGATAG